In Trichocoleus desertorum NBK24, the following are encoded in one genomic region:
- a CDS encoding MBL fold metallo-hydrolase yields the protein MKRRQFMRYAQAGLLAAGGMGLASGFEAYQAQTSNGLSIKWLGHTSFLFTGSGQRVLTNPFRQLGCTSGYRSPNVSTDLVLISSQLLDEGAVEEISGEPKLLYQPGAYQVAGLQLQGISIDHDRQGGRRFGTNVAWRWQQGGITVLHLGGAAAPISIEQKILMGRPDVLLIPVGGGPKAYNAQEAKQAVQILNPKVIIPTHYRTAAADSASCDLTSVDEFLALMEGANIHQVQNDAITIKPGDLPQEGSVVRVLSYKF from the coding sequence ATGAAACGGCGACAGTTCATGCGTTACGCGCAAGCAGGTTTGTTGGCTGCTGGTGGTATGGGTCTAGCTTCTGGATTTGAGGCTTATCAAGCTCAGACCAGCAATGGCTTGTCAATTAAGTGGTTGGGTCATACTTCGTTTTTGTTTACAGGTAGCGGACAGCGCGTCCTCACTAACCCGTTTCGCCAACTAGGCTGCACATCTGGATATCGTAGCCCCAACGTCAGTACCGATTTAGTCCTCATCAGCAGTCAGCTGCTAGATGAAGGAGCGGTGGAAGAAATTTCTGGCGAGCCTAAGTTGTTGTATCAGCCAGGAGCATATCAAGTTGCTGGGCTGCAACTCCAAGGCATCAGCATTGACCACGATCGCCAGGGTGGACGACGCTTTGGCACCAATGTAGCTTGGCGATGGCAGCAAGGGGGCATTACGGTGCTTCATCTGGGTGGAGCCGCAGCTCCTATTTCCATTGAGCAAAAAATTCTGATGGGACGGCCCGATGTACTGCTGATTCCGGTAGGAGGTGGCCCTAAAGCCTACAACGCCCAAGAAGCCAAGCAAGCAGTGCAGATTTTGAATCCGAAGGTGATCATTCCGACCCATTACCGGACAGCGGCGGCTGATAGCGCGAGCTGCGACTTGACTTCTGTAGATGAGTTTCTTGCCTTGATGGAGGGAGCGAATATTCACCAAGTGCAAAACGATGCCATCACCATCAAACCGGGTGATCTGCCGCAGGAAGGCTCTGTAGTCCGCGTTCTAAGCTACAAATTTTAG
- a CDS encoding aminodeoxychorismate/anthranilate synthase component II: MILVIDNYDSFTYNLVQYLGELGVELLVAAEVQVYRNDKISLEQVQQLQPDGVVISPGPGRPEDAGISLELIRQLGPTLPILGVCLGHQSIGQVFGGNIVRASELMHGKTSQVHHTGLGVFRDLENPFTATRYHSLVIEPQTCPDTLEVTAWVDDGTIMGVRHRNYPHIEGVQFHPESILTQSGKQLLRNFLLSVGDRQLATSA, from the coding sequence TTGATTCTTGTTATTGATAACTACGACAGTTTTACTTACAACCTGGTGCAGTATCTGGGTGAACTCGGTGTCGAGCTACTCGTCGCGGCAGAAGTCCAGGTCTACCGCAATGACAAAATTTCTCTAGAGCAAGTGCAGCAACTCCAGCCTGATGGGGTTGTGATTTCCCCAGGGCCAGGTCGCCCAGAAGATGCAGGCATTTCTCTGGAGCTGATTCGCCAGTTGGGGCCAACCCTACCCATTTTGGGAGTTTGCTTAGGCCATCAAAGTATTGGGCAAGTCTTCGGCGGCAATATTGTCCGAGCCTCAGAATTGATGCATGGCAAAACCTCGCAAGTTCACCACACAGGGCTAGGAGTGTTTCGAGACTTAGAAAACCCGTTCACCGCGACTCGATATCATAGCCTGGTGATTGAGCCGCAAACCTGCCCGGATACCCTGGAGGTGACCGCTTGGGTAGATGACGGCACGATCATGGGGGTGCGGCATCGGAACTATCCTCACATCGAAGGCGTCCAGTTTCATCCAGAGAGTATTTTGACTCAATCGGGTAAGCAGCTATTGCGGAATTTTCTGTTGTCGGTGGGCGATCGCCAATTGGCGACCAGTGCTTAG
- a CDS encoding diacylglycerol kinase family protein, translating to MSPDLSTQTSNKVSDKVIAKPNRDLSWRVAGNLWVSFKYAWAGLSYAFRTQRNFRIHVIVGTLAIGLGAFLRLSAVEMSIISLTIGAVLAMELLNTALESVVDLTVKQSYHELAKIAKDCAAGAVLISAIAAILVAGSLLFPPLLTFLQSALR from the coding sequence ATGTCTCCAGATCTCTCAACTCAGACCTCCAACAAAGTGAGTGATAAGGTAATTGCTAAACCAAATCGGGATCTGTCCTGGCGGGTTGCTGGTAACTTGTGGGTCAGCTTTAAATATGCTTGGGCTGGCTTGAGTTACGCCTTCCGCACTCAACGCAACTTCAGAATTCACGTTATTGTGGGCACTCTAGCGATTGGCTTGGGTGCTTTTTTACGGTTGAGTGCAGTGGAGATGTCAATTATCAGCCTAACCATTGGGGCGGTGTTGGCAATGGAATTACTCAATACGGCGTTGGAGTCGGTGGTTGACCTGACGGTGAAGCAGTCGTACCATGAACTCGCTAAAATTGCCAAAGACTGTGCGGCGGGAGCGGTTCTGATTTCGGCGATCGCTGCCATTTTGGTCGCGGGTTCACTGCTATTCCCCCCACTTCTGACCTTTTTGCAATCTGCTTTACGCTAG